The proteins below come from a single Geobacillus thermoleovorans genomic window:
- a CDS encoding sensor histidine kinase produces MINRWNEWRDWLRRLESADLFRRAHWRLTALYSGIFTLFLALFILIAAALFYWITTSDQERRITRLAEQEANTIEQFLLKQSDFDLFHDESVVLLSEDQLFFYVIGPNGDLLAGDEIHPRLRPYFLNVLSRMDTGERTPVYVTVSLPEHMPGLARAAARDWRVLAVAYPLIIHGDFAGMLYIGMDVTSFFGVFHWLLVVLIGLAVLFLAVGVALSYFMSKRALIPIEEAYERQRQFVADASHELRTPLSVVFSSVEALALEEDVMKNDFAHRLLDRLREELKRITKLMNDLLTLARADAKNAALELSKQTFDFRPHAERTFQLVSELAAKKQITMHFHAPEQAIVTADPDKLTQLLYILLDNAIKYTPEGGDVTLSIRTEPKQFILSVKDTGIGIPPEDIGRIFDRFYRVDKTRSRQQGGHGLGLSIAKWIVEAHGGTIHVQSQLGQGSEFLVRLPA; encoded by the coding sequence TTGATAAATCGATGGAATGAATGGCGCGACTGGCTGCGCCGCTTAGAAAGCGCCGACTTATTCCGCCGCGCCCATTGGCGGCTGACAGCGCTCTATAGCGGCATTTTCACCTTGTTTCTCGCCTTGTTTATCCTAATCGCCGCTGCACTGTTTTACTGGATCACCACGTCCGATCAAGAGCGGCGCATCACCCGCCTCGCCGAGCAAGAGGCGAATACGATCGAGCAGTTTTTACTGAAGCAGAGCGATTTTGACTTGTTTCATGACGAAAGCGTCGTCCTGCTTAGTGAAGATCAACTTTTCTTTTACGTGATCGGCCCAAACGGCGATCTGCTTGCTGGGGATGAAATTCATCCGCGCCTGCGCCCGTATTTTTTGAACGTCTTGTCCCGCATGGACACAGGCGAGCGCACCCCTGTATATGTGACCGTGTCGCTGCCCGAGCATATGCCCGGCCTCGCCCGCGCCGCCGCCCGCGACTGGCGGGTGCTCGCTGTTGCCTATCCGCTTATCATTCATGGGGATTTTGCCGGCATGCTTTATATCGGGATGGACGTCACGTCGTTTTTCGGGGTGTTCCATTGGCTGCTCGTTGTGCTCATCGGCCTGGCCGTTCTGTTTCTCGCCGTCGGGGTGGCGCTCAGCTACTTTATGTCCAAGCGAGCGCTCATCCCGATTGAAGAAGCATACGAGCGGCAGCGCCAGTTCGTCGCTGACGCCTCGCACGAACTGCGGACGCCGCTGAGCGTCGTCTTCTCGTCCGTGGAGGCGCTCGCGTTGGAAGAGGATGTGATGAAAAACGACTTCGCCCACCGCCTGCTCGACCGCCTGCGCGAAGAGTTGAAGCGGATCACGAAACTGATGAACGATTTGTTGACGCTCGCCCGTGCCGATGCGAAGAACGCCGCGTTGGAGCTTTCGAAACAGACGTTTGATTTTCGCCCGCACGCCGAGCGCACGTTTCAGCTCGTGTCGGAACTCGCGGCGAAAAAGCAGATCACGATGCATTTTCACGCCCCAGAACAGGCGATTGTCACCGCCGACCCGGACAAATTGACGCAGCTGCTGTACATTTTGCTTGACAACGCGATCAAATACACCCCGGAAGGCGGAGACGTGACGCTATCGATCCGCACCGAGCCGAAGCAGTTCATCCTTTCTGTCAAAGACACCGGCATCGGCATCCCGCCTGAAGACATCGGCCGCATTTTCGACCGCTTTTACCGCGTCGACAAAACGCGCTCGCGCCAACAAGGCGGCCACGGCCTTGGGCTGTCGATTGCTAAGTGGATCGTCGAGGCTCACGGCGGCACGATCCACGTCCAAAGCCAACTCGGGCAAGGGTCGGAGTTTCTTGTCCGTCTGCCTGCTTAG
- a CDS encoding response regulator transcription factor — protein MKILLAEDDLHLGELIVHLLKKKGIDHIDWVQEGEDAYDYAMAEFYDVVVLDWMLPNGDGVDICSRLRQNGYTGAILMLTAKDAVQDRVTGLEAGADDYLVKPFEIDELVARLKALARRTFVPLQEEKVTFHGFTLNRTSHTLHRGDEEIFLTPREFQLLDLLVQNQGQVVPRETILDRVWGWDADVSMKTIDATIKLLRKKLKDDVIQTVRGVGYKIDKSME, from the coding sequence ATGAAAATTTTGCTTGCGGAAGATGATCTCCATTTAGGGGAGTTGATTGTGCACTTATTAAAAAAGAAAGGAATCGACCATATCGATTGGGTTCAAGAGGGCGAAGACGCATACGATTACGCGATGGCGGAGTTTTACGACGTCGTCGTGCTCGATTGGATGCTTCCAAACGGCGATGGGGTGGACATTTGCAGCCGCCTGCGGCAAAACGGCTATACGGGTGCGATTTTGATGCTGACGGCGAAAGACGCGGTGCAAGACCGCGTCACCGGGCTTGAAGCCGGGGCGGATGACTATTTGGTCAAGCCGTTTGAAATCGATGAGCTCGTCGCGCGCTTAAAAGCGCTCGCCCGGCGCACGTTCGTCCCGCTCCAAGAGGAAAAAGTGACGTTTCACGGCTTCACATTGAACCGGACAAGCCATACGCTGCACCGCGGCGATGAGGAAATTTTCCTCACCCCGCGCGAATTTCAGCTCCTTGACCTGCTCGTGCAAAACCAAGGCCAAGTCGTTCCGCGGGAGACGATTTTGGACCGCGTCTGGGGGTGGGATGCGGATGTGTCGATGAAAACGATCGATGCAACGATCAAACTATTGCGCAAAAAGTTGAAAGACGATGTCATTCAAACGGTGCGCGGGGTGGGATATAAAATTGATAAATCGATGGAATGA
- a CDS encoding S1C family serine protease, producing the protein MDMMPFEPTPTPQPKRRGRFVSWLAASVAGAVIGSAATWYVAPKWIYGETHSQTEAAETTAKSEALPLQPTANVKTNMIDAINKVADAVVGVVNIQKQVDFFSDQAQDTEAGTGSGVIFKKEGNVAYIVTNNHVIEGANKVEVALPNGKKVKADIVGADALTDLAVLKIPANGVTKVASFGDSSKVKIGEPVAAIGNPLGLDLSRTVTEGIVSGKRTMPVSTSAGDWEIDVIQTDAAINPGNSGGALINSAGQVIGINSMKIAETGVEGLGFAIPSENVKPIIEQLMKDGKIKRPYLGVQLVDVADLSDEVRADELKLPSNVTYGAAITSVEPFSPAADAGLKSKDVIVAINGDKIDSVSALRKYLYTKTSVGNRIKLTIYRDGFETTVSVTLKARDSSQS; encoded by the coding sequence ATGGACATGATGCCATTTGAACCAACACCCACTCCGCAGCCGAAACGCCGCGGCCGCTTCGTATCGTGGCTTGCCGCTTCTGTCGCTGGAGCGGTGATCGGCAGCGCGGCGACATGGTATGTAGCGCCGAAATGGATTTACGGGGAAACCCATTCCCAAACGGAAGCGGCGGAAACGACCGCAAAAAGCGAGGCGCTGCCATTGCAGCCGACGGCGAACGTCAAAACGAATATGATTGACGCCATTAACAAAGTGGCCGATGCGGTCGTCGGGGTCGTCAACATTCAGAAGCAAGTGGACTTTTTCTCTGATCAAGCACAAGATACCGAAGCGGGAACGGGTTCGGGCGTCATCTTTAAAAAAGAAGGCAATGTGGCCTACATTGTGACGAACAACCATGTCATTGAAGGAGCGAACAAAGTGGAGGTGGCGCTCCCGAACGGCAAAAAAGTGAAAGCCGACATCGTCGGCGCGGATGCACTCACTGACCTCGCCGTCTTGAAAATCCCAGCCAATGGCGTAACGAAAGTGGCGAGCTTCGGCGACTCGTCGAAGGTAAAAATCGGCGAACCCGTGGCGGCCATCGGCAACCCGCTTGGTCTTGATTTGTCGCGGACGGTGACGGAAGGCATCGTCAGCGGCAAACGGACGATGCCGGTGTCCACCTCAGCGGGCGACTGGGAGATTGACGTCATCCAGACGGATGCGGCAATCAACCCGGGCAACAGCGGTGGGGCGCTCATTAACAGCGCGGGTCAAGTGATCGGCATCAACAGCATGAAAATCGCGGAAACGGGCGTCGAAGGGCTCGGCTTTGCCATCCCGAGCGAAAACGTCAAGCCGATCATCGAACAGCTCATGAAAGACGGCAAAATCAAACGCCCGTACCTTGGCGTCCAGCTCGTCGATGTGGCCGATTTGTCCGATGAAGTCCGCGCTGATGAACTGAAATTGCCGTCCAACGTGACATATGGTGCGGCCATCACGTCGGTCGAACCGTTCTCGCCGGCGGCCGATGCCGGGTTGAAGTCAAAAGACGTCATCGTCGCCATCAACGGCGACAAAATCGACAGCGTCAGCGCCTTGCGCAAATATTTGTATACGAAAACATCGGTGGGCAATCGCATCAAACTGACGATCTATCGCGATGGGTTTGAGACGACCGTATCGGTCACCTTAAAAGCGAGAGACAGCAGCCAATCGTAA
- a CDS encoding zinc ribbon domain-containing protein gives MMLEYKAKGDGCTLIRVVSTLYRVCSYCESWHDDAQPLHVREWVRPQCRAHHDPDHNAARNDVEGRASFAVVTRQPNRGTHGGGLAGSLPWGGYFQEFPNSKRERRWESVRPL, from the coding sequence ATGATGCTGGAGTATAAAGCGAAAGGAGACGGCTGTACGTTGATCCGTGTCGTCAGCACTTTGTATCGAGTCTGCTCATATTGCGAGAGCTGGCATGACGACGCGCAGCCGCTGCATGTCCGAGAGTGGGTGCGCCCGCAATGCAGGGCGCACCATGACCCGGATCATAACGCCGCTCGGAATGATGTTGAAGGAAGGGCTTCGTTTGCTGTCGTCACAAGGCAGCCGAACCGTGGGACGCACGGGGGCGGCTTGGCTGGCAGCCTGCCGTGGGGCGGGTATTTCCAAGAATTCCCCAACTCTAAGCGTGAGCGCAGATGGGAGAGTGTTCGTCCCCTCTAA
- a CDS encoding RNA-guided endonuclease InsQ/TnpB family protein, with translation MYFCIKQQLNGLTKEEYLTLRELCHIAKNMYNVGLYNVRQYYFEHKEFLNYEKNYHLAKTNENYKLLNSNMAQQILKKVNEAFKSFFGLISLAKQGKYDHKAISIPKYLKKNGFHSLIIGQIRIDGNKFTIPYSRLFKKTRKPITITIPPVLLDKKIKQIEIIPKHHARFFEIQYKYEMPEDQRELNDQKALAIDLGLNNFATCVTSDGRSFIIDGRRLKSINQWFNKENARLQSMKDKQKIKGTTRKQALLAMNRNNKVNDYINKTCRYVINYCIENQIGKLVIGYAETWQRNINLGKKTNQNFVNIPLGNIKEKLEYLCEFYGIEFLKQEESYTSQASFFDGDEIPEYNADNPKEYKFSGKRIKRGLYRTKSGKLINADVNGALNILKKSKAVDLSVLCSSGEVDTPQRIRIA, from the coding sequence ATGTATTTTTGTATCAAACAACAGCTAAATGGTTTGACCAAAGAAGAATACTTGACTCTTCGAGAACTGTGCCATATTGCCAAGAACATGTACAACGTCGGATTGTACAATGTCAGACAATACTATTTTGAACACAAGGAATTTCTTAATTATGAGAAAAACTATCATCTTGCAAAAACTAACGAAAACTATAAGCTGTTAAACAGCAACATGGCACAGCAAATTTTAAAAAAGGTCAATGAAGCCTTTAAATCTTTCTTTGGTTTGATCAGTCTTGCCAAACAAGGAAAATATGACCACAAGGCTATCAGTATTCCAAAATATCTTAAAAAAAATGGCTTTCATTCACTGATCATTGGCCAGATTCGTATAGACGGCAACAAATTCACGATACCGTATTCTCGCCTATTTAAAAAGACTCGCAAGCCTATCACGATAACGATTCCGCCTGTGTTACTGGACAAAAAGATTAAGCAGATTGAAATCATTCCTAAGCATCATGCCAGGTTCTTTGAGATTCAGTACAAATATGAAATGCCTGAAGATCAAAGAGAATTAAATGACCAAAAAGCACTGGCAATTGATTTAGGATTAAACAATTTTGCCACTTGTGTCACATCAGACGGCAGATCATTCATCATTGATGGGCGGAGATTAAAAAGTATAAATCAATGGTTTAACAAAGAAAATGCCAGACTTCAAAGCATGAAAGATAAGCAAAAAATCAAAGGCACCACTCGTAAACAGGCTTTGCTTGCTATGAATCGCAATAATAAAGTGAATGATTATATCAACAAGACTTGCCGTTACGTCATTAACTACTGTATTGAAAATCAAATTGGCAAACTTGTCATTGGCTATGCGGAAACATGGCAACGCAATATTAATCTAGGAAAAAAGACAAATCAAAACTTTGTCAATATTCCTCTCGGTAACATAAAAGAAAAACTAGAATATCTTTGTGAATTTTACGGCATTGAATTCTTGAAACAGGAAGAATCATATACGTCTCAAGCCAGCTTTTTTGACGGCGATGAGATTCCTGAATATAATGCCGACAATCCAAAAGAATATAAGTTCAGCGGCAAACGTATTAAGCGCGGCTTGTATCGAACAAAGTCTGGCAAACTAATTAATGCTGATGTCAATGGCGCATTAAACATCTTAAAGAAAAGTAAAGCTGTAGACCTGAGTGTCTTATGCTCTAGCGGCGAAGTGGACACGCCTCAAAGAATAAGGATTGCTTGA
- a CDS encoding DUF962 domain-containing protein produces the protein MIVQEMTARGERDIQFRDYEEFWPFYLTQHRKRATRRWHFVGTSFVFLFIIIAAVTGNAWWLLGAPIAAYTLAWFSHFFIEGNKPATFGHPLWSLRADFHMYGLMLAGRLGRELERIGLSEDRDVSQNG, from the coding sequence ATGATAGTGCAGGAGATGACGGCAAGGGGGGAGAGGGACATACAATTCCGAGACTATGAAGAATTTTGGCCGTTCTATTTGACCCAGCATCGCAAACGAGCGACGCGGCGCTGGCATTTTGTCGGAACGAGCTTTGTCTTTTTGTTCATCATCATCGCGGCTGTAACGGGAAACGCATGGTGGCTGCTTGGCGCGCCGATTGCCGCCTACACGCTCGCTTGGTTCAGCCACTTTTTCATCGAAGGAAACAAACCCGCCACCTTCGGCCATCCGCTTTGGTCGCTTCGAGCTGATTTTCACATGTACGGGCTGATGCTTGCGGGACGCTTGGGGCGTGAGCTTGAGCGGATTGGGCTTTCAGAGGATCGGGATGTCAGCCAAAATGGATAA
- a CDS encoding Rpn family recombination-promoting nuclease/putative transposase — MSETRIDHDRLFKELLSTFFEEFVLLFFPRVYEHVDFNHLSFLSEEVLTDVTAGEKHRVDLLIETKLKGEDGLIIVHIEHQSYIQPAFSERMFIYFSRLFQKHRRRILPIAIFSYDAIRNEPSSFTVEFPFWAVLDFRFLAIELRKLPWREYIRHNNPVAAALLSKMGYNEDEKVEVKKEFLRMLTRLELDEAKQRLLFGFFETYLRLSDEEEIRLRNEVNTMEEKEAAKVMELIVSYEQKGMEKGMEKGMEKAKMDVAKRMLAKGYDADTIHELTGLPLEKIEQMKK; from the coding sequence ATGTCAGAAACGCGCATTGACCATGATCGCCTGTTTAAAGAGTTGTTAAGCACGTTTTTTGAAGAATTCGTTCTCCTCTTCTTCCCGCGCGTATACGAGCATGTTGACTTTAACCATCTTTCCTTTTTATCAGAAGAAGTGTTGACTGATGTTACTGCAGGGGAAAAACATCGAGTCGATCTATTGATCGAGACAAAGCTAAAAGGGGAAGATGGACTGATCATTGTCCACATCGAACACCAAAGCTACATCCAACCCGCTTTTTCGGAGCGAATGTTCATTTATTTCAGCCGTTTATTTCAAAAACACCGCCGCCGTATTCTTCCGATCGCTATCTTCAGCTATGACGCCATCCGTAATGAACCTTCCTCTTTCACTGTGGAGTTTCCGTTTTGGGCTGTTCTCGATTTCCGTTTTTTGGCCATCGAATTGCGCAAACTCCCGTGGCGCGAGTACATCCGCCATAACAACCCGGTCGCCGCCGCCCTGTTAAGCAAAATGGGGTATAATGAAGATGAGAAGGTGGAAGTGAAAAAGGAATTTTTGCGCATGCTCACCCGCCTCGAGCTCGATGAGGCGAAACAGCGTCTGTTGTTCGGCTTTTTCGAAACATATTTGCGGTTATCGGATGAAGAAGAAATCCGACTGCGAAATGAGGTGAATACAATGGAGGAGAAGGAGGCTGCCAAAGTCATGGAACTCATCGTTTCATACGAGCAGAAAGGCATGGAGAAAGGCATGGAGAAAGGAATGGAAAAAGCAAAGATGGATGTTGCGAAACGAATGTTGGCAAAAGGATATGATGCCGACACGATTCATGAACTGACCGGGCTGCCGCTTGAAAAGATTGAACAAATGAAGAAGTAA
- a CDS encoding membrane protein, whose translation MWFGHPPEVVYGAVLVVSALLTVLYFFFSDVLDGLFDVADHPLFSPQLILSFFIVGSAVGLLAEMYTDWASGSIIWLSIGVAIVAVLLLHFFVFLPLRSAEASLGYTDADLEGALAKVIVSVPPDGLGEILISRKSGAVAKAAKSANNEAIPSGEEVIIVQMENGVAVVARHDPYHLSI comes from the coding sequence ATGTGGTTCGGTCATCCGCCTGAAGTCGTATACGGAGCGGTGTTGGTGGTCAGTGCGCTGCTGACGGTGTTGTATTTTTTCTTCAGCGACGTGCTTGACGGCCTGTTCGATGTAGCCGATCATCCGCTGTTCAGCCCGCAGCTCATTTTATCATTTTTCATCGTCGGCAGCGCGGTCGGGCTGTTGGCGGAAATGTATACGGATTGGGCATCAGGTTCTATCATTTGGCTTAGCATTGGGGTGGCGATTGTTGCCGTGTTGCTTTTGCACTTTTTCGTTTTTTTGCCGCTCCGCTCGGCCGAGGCGTCGCTTGGGTATACGGACGCCGATTTGGAGGGGGCGCTTGCTAAAGTGATCGTCTCGGTGCCGCCTGACGGGTTGGGCGAAATTCTCATCTCCCGTAAAAGCGGCGCGGTGGCCAAAGCGGCGAAAAGCGCAAATAATGAGGCCATTCCGTCAGGGGAAGAGGTCATCATCGTACAAATGGAAAACGGCGTCGCTGTGGTGGCGAGGCACGATCCGTATCACCTTTCCATCTAA
- a CDS encoding flotillin family protein has protein sequence MVAPWLIVIGVVVLLLVGLIAIFIARYRTVGPDEALIVTGSYLGSKNVHVDESGNKIKIVRGGGTFVVPIFQQAEPLSLLSIKLDVQTPEVYTEQGVPVMADGVAIIKVGSSIGEIATAAEQFLGKTRQDMENEAREVLEGHLRSILGSMTVEEIYKNRDKFSQEVQRVASQDLAKMGLVIVSFTIKDVRDKNGYLDALGKPRIAQVKRDADIATAEAEKETRIKRAEADKEARKAELERLTEIAEAEKINQLKLAEFRREQDIAKARADQAYHLEEAKAKQEVMAQQMQIKIIERQKQIELEEKEILRRERQYDSEVKKKADAERYAIEQKAAAEKAKQIAEADAQKYRVETLAKAEAERIRLDGLAKAEAEKAKGEAEAEIIRLKGLAEAEAKQKIAEAFERYGQAAVLDMIIKMLPEYAKQVASPLANIEKLTIVDTGSGAGGGANRVTGYATNLMASLQETLKASTGIDVKQLLENLTTSGASSAVTAKPTVAEEANASQS, from the coding sequence ATGGTTGCGCCATGGTTGATTGTCATTGGTGTCGTCGTCCTGCTTCTTGTCGGACTCATTGCCATTTTCATCGCCCGCTACCGCACGGTCGGGCCGGATGAGGCGCTTATTGTCACTGGCAGCTATTTAGGAAGCAAAAACGTCCACGTGGACGAATCGGGAAACAAAATTAAAATTGTCCGCGGCGGCGGCACGTTCGTCGTGCCGATTTTCCAGCAGGCCGAGCCGCTTAGTTTATTGTCGATCAAATTGGATGTACAAACGCCGGAAGTGTATACGGAACAAGGCGTGCCCGTGATGGCGGACGGGGTGGCGATCATCAAAGTCGGCAGCTCGATTGGCGAAATCGCGACCGCGGCCGAGCAGTTTTTAGGCAAAACGCGTCAAGACATGGAAAACGAAGCGCGTGAAGTGCTTGAAGGCCATCTTCGCTCCATTCTCGGGTCGATGACGGTTGAAGAAATTTATAAAAACCGCGACAAGTTTTCGCAAGAAGTGCAGCGTGTCGCCTCGCAAGATTTGGCAAAAATGGGGCTTGTCATCGTCTCGTTCACGATCAAAGACGTGCGCGACAAAAACGGTTACCTCGATGCGCTCGGGAAGCCGCGCATCGCCCAAGTGAAGCGCGATGCTGACATCGCCACGGCCGAGGCGGAAAAAGAGACGCGCATCAAGCGGGCTGAAGCAGACAAGGAAGCGCGCAAGGCGGAGCTCGAGCGGCTGACGGAAATCGCGGAGGCGGAGAAAATCAACCAGTTGAAGCTCGCTGAGTTCCGCCGCGAGCAAGACATCGCCAAAGCGCGCGCCGATCAGGCGTACCACCTCGAAGAAGCGAAGGCGAAGCAGGAAGTCATGGCGCAACAAATGCAAATTAAAATCATCGAGCGGCAAAAACAAATCGAGCTGGAAGAAAAAGAAATTTTGCGCCGCGAGCGCCAGTACGATTCGGAAGTGAAGAAAAAAGCCGACGCTGAACGCTATGCGATTGAACAAAAAGCGGCGGCGGAAAAGGCGAAGCAAATCGCCGAAGCCGATGCGCAAAAATACCGCGTCGAAACGCTGGCGAAAGCGGAAGCGGAGCGCATCCGTCTCGACGGGCTGGCGAAAGCCGAGGCCGAGAAAGCAAAAGGGGAGGCAGAAGCGGAAATTATCCGCCTGAAAGGTCTCGCCGAAGCGGAAGCGAAACAAAAAATCGCCGAAGCGTTTGAGCGCTACGGCCAAGCAGCTGTGCTCGACATGATCATCAAGATGCTTCCGGAATATGCAAAACAAGTGGCGAGCCCGCTTGCGAACATCGAGAAGCTGACGATCGTCGACACTGGCTCAGGGGCAGGAGGCGGCGCCAACCGTGTCACAGGCTATGCGACGAACTTAATGGCGAGCTTGCAGGAGACGTTAAAAGCTTCGACGGGCATCGATGTGAAGCAGCTGCTTGAGAATCTCACGACAAGCGGTGCATCATCGGCCGTCACGGCCAAGCCAACCGTTGCCGAAGAGGCGAATGCGAGCCAGTCATGA
- a CDS encoding diacylglycerol kinase: MKRARIIYNPTSGRELFRRHLPDVLVRLEKAGYETSCHATEGPGDATKAARQAVEREFDLVVAAGGDGTINEVVNGIADQPYRPKLGVIPVGTTNDFARAIGVPRSIEGACEVIATGEPVPIDIGCVTNEDKTRYFINIAGGGRLTELTYEVPSKLKTMLGQLAYYLKGIEMLPSIKATEAQIEYDGKLFEGEIMMFLVSLTNSVGGFEKLAPDSSLNDGLFDFIIVKKTNLAEFIRLVTLAARGEHINDPHIIYTKANRVKVRSPMQLNLDGEFGGMLPGEFVNLYRHLEVIMPKDKAEQVRTGR, encoded by the coding sequence ATGAAACGAGCTCGAATCATTTATAACCCGACATCAGGGCGCGAGCTGTTTAGGCGCCATTTGCCCGATGTGCTCGTTCGGTTGGAAAAAGCGGGCTATGAAACGTCGTGCCACGCCACCGAGGGTCCGGGAGATGCGACGAAAGCGGCGCGTCAGGCCGTCGAGCGGGAATTTGATCTCGTTGTCGCCGCGGGCGGCGATGGAACGATCAATGAAGTTGTCAACGGCATCGCCGATCAGCCGTATCGGCCGAAACTGGGCGTCATTCCTGTCGGGACGACGAACGATTTCGCCCGCGCCATCGGCGTGCCGCGCTCGATCGAAGGGGCGTGCGAGGTGATCGCCACGGGCGAGCCCGTACCCATTGACATCGGCTGTGTGACGAACGAAGACAAAACACGCTATTTCATCAACATCGCCGGCGGCGGCCGCCTGACGGAGCTCACCTACGAAGTGCCAAGCAAGCTGAAAACGATGCTCGGCCAGCTGGCCTATTACTTAAAAGGGATCGAGATGCTTCCGTCCATCAAGGCGACCGAAGCGCAAATCGAGTACGACGGCAAACTGTTTGAAGGCGAGATTATGATGTTTTTGGTTTCGCTCACGAACTCGGTCGGCGGTTTTGAAAAACTGGCGCCCGATTCGTCGCTCAATGACGGTCTGTTCGATTTCATCATCGTCAAAAAAACGAACTTGGCCGAATTCATTCGCCTTGTCACGCTCGCCGCGCGCGGCGAGCATATCAACGACCCGCATATCATTTACACGAAAGCGAACCGGGTGAAGGTGCGGTCGCCGATGCAGCTAAACTTAGACGGCGAATTCGGGGGCATGCTTCCAGGGGAATTTGTCAATTTGTACCGCCATTTGGAAGTCATCATGCCGAAAGACAAGGCGGAACAAGTGAGAACAGGAAGATGA
- the rlmD gene encoding 23S rRNA (uracil(1939)-C(5))-methyltransferase RlmD: MTKQQAPVAKNEYYDVVFTDLTHDGLGVAKVDGFPLFVKNALPGERANVKVVKVKKGYGYGRLIELYEPSPDRIEPPCPVYRQCGGCQLQHLSYEGQLKAKEKQVKEVLARIGKLDGVTVHPVIGMKNPWRYRNKAQVPVGEREGGLVAGFYKERSHEIIDMDACLIQQEKNDDVVQAVKRIVERYGIPSYDELAHRGVLRHIVARYGAATGEVMVVLVTRTNHLPHEQEIVRSIVREIPDVTSIVQNINPERTNVIFGAKTRVLWGSEYITDRIGDIQFAISARSFYQVNPEQTKVLYDKALEYAELTGSETVMDAYCGIGTISLFLARKAKHVYGVEIVPEAIEDAKRNAELNGITNVTFEVGAAEDVIPRWYQEGIRADCLVVDPPRKGCDASLLETIIAMKPPRVVYVSCNPATLARDLRILEDGGYETIEVQPVDMFPHTAHVECVAKIQLR; the protein is encoded by the coding sequence ATGACCAAGCAGCAAGCACCAGTCGCCAAAAATGAATATTATGACGTCGTATTCACGGATTTGACCCACGACGGTCTCGGAGTGGCGAAAGTCGACGGCTTTCCCTTGTTCGTGAAAAACGCGCTTCCCGGGGAGCGGGCGAACGTAAAAGTCGTCAAAGTGAAAAAAGGCTACGGGTACGGCCGGCTTATCGAGCTGTACGAACCGAGCCCCGACCGCATCGAGCCCCCGTGCCCTGTCTATCGTCAATGCGGCGGCTGCCAGCTGCAGCACCTGAGCTACGAAGGGCAGCTGAAGGCGAAAGAGAAGCAAGTGAAAGAAGTGCTCGCCCGCATCGGCAAGCTTGACGGCGTCACCGTCCATCCCGTCATCGGGATGAAGAACCCATGGCGCTACCGCAACAAGGCGCAAGTGCCGGTCGGCGAGCGCGAAGGGGGCTTGGTCGCGGGCTTTTACAAAGAACGGAGCCATGAGATTATCGATATGGATGCCTGTCTCATTCAACAAGAGAAAAACGATGACGTCGTCCAAGCGGTGAAACGGATCGTCGAGCGCTACGGCATCCCGTCATACGATGAACTCGCCCATCGCGGCGTGCTCCGCCATATTGTCGCCCGCTACGGCGCGGCAACAGGCGAGGTGATGGTCGTGCTTGTCACTCGCACGAACCATTTGCCGCATGAACAAGAGATCGTTCGCTCCATCGTCCGTGAAATCCCGGACGTGACATCGATCGTGCAAAACATCAACCCCGAGCGGACGAACGTCATTTTTGGCGCCAAAACGCGGGTGTTATGGGGGAGCGAATACATCACCGATCGCATCGGCGACATCCAATTCGCCATCTCGGCCCGCTCGTTTTATCAAGTTAACCCGGAACAGACGAAAGTGCTGTACGACAAAGCGCTCGAGTACGCTGAGTTGACCGGATCGGAGACGGTCATGGACGCCTACTGCGGCATCGGCACGATCTCGCTCTTTTTAGCGAGAAAAGCGAAGCATGTCTACGGCGTCGAAATCGTTCCCGAAGCGATCGAAGACGCCAAGCGCAACGCCGAGCTGAACGGCATCACAAATGTCACCTTCGAAGTCGGCGCCGCCGAAGACGTCATCCCGCGTTGGTATCAAGAAGGCATCCGCGCTGACTGCTTGGTCGTCGACCCGCCGCGCAAAGGCTGCGACGCCTCGCTGCTTGAGACGATCATCGCCATGAAGCCGCCGCGCGTCGTTTACGTCTCGTGCAATCCGGCGACACTCGCCCGCGACTTGCGCATTCTAGAAGACGGCGGTTACGAAACGATCGAAGTCCAGCCGGTCGATATGTTTCCGCATACGGCGCATGTGGAGTGTGTGGCGAAGATTCAGTTGAGATAA